Proteins from one Candidatus Margulisiibacteriota bacterium genomic window:
- a CDS encoding WecB/TagA/CpsF family glycosyltransferase, whose amino-acid sequence MNNERFRIGCTYISKTTPEDSIQKILQAVEGNKTTYICVSNPRTVTIASKDKEYQKIMNNSFMNLPDAEPMVWAARLWGLKDVQRTMGPLLFKRMITESQNSLKHFLLGDTQETLDSVLEVTRTKNLNIVGVLSPPFSDLDDYDYKYYADRINESKADIVWLALRAPKQDFFAAKLLPYLDKKVCIGVGAAFRFFIGEYKLAPLIIRKFGLMGLYWGKKNQKY is encoded by the coding sequence ATGAATAACGAAAGATTTAGAATTGGATGTACTTATATATCAAAGACAACCCCTGAAGATTCTATACAAAAGATTTTACAAGCAGTAGAAGGTAATAAGACTACATATATTTGTGTGTCTAATCCCAGAACAGTAACAATCGCATCTAAGGATAAAGAATATCAAAAAATAATGAATAATTCTTTTATGAATCTTCCTGATGCAGAGCCTATGGTTTGGGCAGCACGTCTTTGGGGTTTAAAAGATGTTCAGCGTACAATGGGACCATTATTGTTTAAAAGAATGATCACCGAGTCGCAAAATAGTTTGAAACATTTTCTTTTGGGTGATACGCAAGAAACGCTTGATTCTGTCTTAGAAGTAACAAGAACAAAGAATCTGAATATTGTGGGAGTTCTTTCTCCACCATTTAGCGATCTTGATGATTATGATTATAAGTATTATGCTGATAGAATAAACGAAAGTAAGGCTGACATTGTTTGGCTTGCACTTCGTGCACCTAAACAAGATTTTTTTGCAGCAAAATTATTACCATATCTTGACAAAAAAGTGTGCATTGGAGTCGGAGCAGCTTTCCGTTTTTTTATAGGAGAATATAAATTAGCCCCACTAATCATTAGAAAATTTGGGTTAATGGGACTTTACTGGGGGAAAAAAAATCAAAAATATA